CACCCCACTCCCTCGCCTCGCTCAACCCCCTTTCGCGATCGGGATACTTGACCGCACGCCCTTCCCGCCCGCGCTCTCCCCGATCCGCCACCGGCCGGCCACCGACGCACCCACCCCCCGCACGGCCATCCGGATGCGACTGCCCTCCCCGCACCAGGGACAATGAGAACGTGCCTCCCCACCCCCACCCCCTCCCCCTCCTCCAAGCCGACTGCTCCAACTGCTTCGCGTTGTGCTGCGTCGCCCTCCCCTTCGCCAAGTCGAACGACTTCGCCGTGAACAAGCCCGCCGGAACCCCCTGCACGAACCTCCGGCAGGACTTCCGCTGCGGCATCCACACGCAGCTGCGCGACAAGGGGTTCCAGGGCTGCACGGTCTTCGACTGCTTCGGCGCGGGCCAGCAGGTCTCCCAGGTCACCTTCGGCGGGCGCGACTGGCGCACCGATCCCGACACGGCCCGCCCGATGTTCGACGTCTTCCCGGTGATGCGGCAGCTGCACGAGCTGCTCTTCTACCTCGCCGAGGCCCTCACCCTCCCGGCCGCCGCCCCGGTCCACGCGGACCTACGCCGCGTCCTCGCCACCACGGAGGAGTGGACACGGGCCGACGCGGCCGCCCTCACCGCCCTGGACGTGTCCGCCCTCCGCCAGGACGCGAACACCCTGCTGCTCACCACCAGCGAGCTCGTACGGGCCAAGGTGCCGGGCCGCAAGAAGAACCACCGCGGCGCCGACCTGATGGGCGCCCGCCTCGCCGGCGCGGACCTCCGCGGCGCGAACCTCCGCGGTGCCTACCTGATCGCCGCCGACCTCAGCCGCGCCGACCTCCGCACGGCCGACATGATCGGCGCCGACCTCAGGGACGCCAACCTCCGCGACGCGGACCTCCGCGGGGCGGTCTTCCTCACCCAGCCCCAACTCAACGCCGCCCGGGGCAACCCGGCCACCCGCATCCCCCCGACTCTCACCCACCCCGCCCACTGGACCACCTGACCCGGCCCCGCCGGAGTTCGAGGCGCGGGGTCCGGGGCGGAGCCCCGGCACCGCCGCCGCACCCGCCGGCCCCCGGAACACGGCGGCCCCGCCATCACGGCCTGACGATGGCCGTCCAACCCGACGGGCAGGTCACCACGCCGCCCGCCGAATGCGTGCAGTAGTTCTCGTAGATGTCGCCCGTCGTGGTCAGCAGCTTGATCCGCACGGTGGTGGCCTCCCTGACGATGGACACGCTGCACGCGTTCCTCGGGTGGCCCGGGTTCGCCGCGGTGGTCAGGTTCTTCCAGGAGTACGGGCCCGGGGCCGGGTTCACGGTCCGCCGCCCGATGAAGGTCCGCCCCCGGTCCAGCGCCGCGCTGAACTCCAGGTTCCCCGCACCCCGAACCGTATCGATGTCCGAACACGGCCCCGGCGCACCCAGCCACGCACGCCGACCCGCCCTGATTGCCGAACCCATCCGTCCACTCCTCGTGTCGCCGTACCGAACGACCGGAGCATCGCCCGCACTAGCTCGTACGGATGGAATGACTGACGGAATGTCGGACATATGTCAGCGAGACGGCCCAACGACACGCACCCGCACTGCGCCGAACGGCGCCCCCTCACCCCACCCCCCGCACGGCGAGACGGCGATCATTGCCCGACGTCACCCCCCGTGATACACAGAGTGACCATACGCACATTCGCATGCCCGCCACCCGTGCCCAGGTCAGAGCGCACGGTCGGGTCACAGGCCGGGAGATCGGGTAAAGAGAGCCGTCAAGTCGACGACGGCGGCGGTTTCATCAGCGAAGATAGTGAGTGACCCCTGCCGTCGGGCACGGGCTTCCGGAACTACCCATACAGGGGCGGTGAGTTACATGATCCTGGCAGCCGAAAAGGGCGACATCACCACCATCATCGGCGGAATCGCCCCGAACTGGGGGCCGTTCGGCAGTCTCGGCAACGAAGCGAAGATCATGATCGAAGTGGTCATGGCCGTGGCGATCCTCCTCTGCCTCGGCATCGCCATCTGGGGCGCGGCCAAACAGCGCATCGGTGCGACGGCGCTGCGCGACACGTTCAGCGCCGAACAGGGCAAGGGCCTGATCGTGGCCGGCCTGACCGGAGTCTTCATCATCGGCTCGCTCGGGACGGTCTTCACGATCGTCTACGGCATGGCCGTCTAGCCGCACCACCCACCCAGCGGGGCCACAACAGCGACGGCAGCGACGGCACCTGATGAGGATTCACCACACCGCGTCCACGCGGGAACCAGCGCTACCGTCGTACGACGCGGAGGGGGCCGACACGGAATGAGCAACGACGACCACTACGGCGGCGGCAACGGCGGCTACGGCGAGGTCGGCGGCACGGGCCAGACCCGTACCCGCCTCCCGGACTCCCCCACCGACCCGTACGGCCCGGCCCGCCGCACCCCCCGCGCCTCCCGCAGCCTGATCACGGTGGTCGGCGTGGTGGTCCTCCTGATCGCCGCGATCGCCTACGCCAACCAGGCCGCCGACACCACCGAGAACAAGCCCGCGGACAACGCCCCGGCCGCCTCCTCCACGGCGGCCACGGGCACCGCCCCCGTCTCCGGCAAGGCCGCCGGCATCCCCCACGGCTTCGCCCACGACGAACAGGGCGCCCAGTCGGCAGCCGCCAACTACACGGTGGCCCTCGGCTCCGACGGCATGCTCAAGAAGGACGTCCGGCACGCCCTCATGGACGGCATCTACACGCCGGAAGCTGCAGCCCAGCGGAAGGGAACGCAGGACGCCGCGTACTCCCCCGCCTTCTTGGCAACGTTGGGCCTCGACCCGAACGGGAAGCCCCCACAGGGCAGCACTTTCGTCACCCGAGCCGTCCCGGTCGGCACCCGCGTCGAGAGCTACAGCCCCACCACCGCGAAGGTCGCGGTCTGGTATACGGGCCTCGTCGGGATGTCGGGCGCCAAGTCCACCACCCCGGTCCGCACCACCTGGAAGACTTGGACGTTCGAGCTCTCCTGGGTCGGGACGGACTGGAAGGTCAACTCCGATTCGCAGCAGGACGGCCCCGCCCCTGTACCGGGCGACGTCGCAGCCTCCACGTCAGACGACATCAGCAAGGCCGTCCAGGAGTTCGGAGGGTTCACCTATGCCCGGTAGCCGCCGTCGCCTCCGTATTGCCGCAGTACTGGCCGCCGTTCAGGTGACTGCAGTACTGCTGCCCGCCCGGGCGTTCGCCGCACCCACCCCGACACCGACCCCATCGGGCTCGCCCTCCAAGGACAACCGCTGCGAAGGGGTCATCGGCCCACTCAAAGAGGACTGCGAGCGTCAGGTCGGGGGGAACCCCAGCCCGGGAGCCGGCACCGGGCTCTCTCCGGACAGCCCGACCGACGCCCTCAACCCCCTCGCCTCCCTCGCCAGAGGCTGCGCCGACGCAGCCTCCTGGATCGTCGCCAAACTCAGCGAAGCGGTAAAGGGCAGCGCCACCGTCGACTTCACCAACCCCACCTTCCTCAAGCAGTACTCGGTGGTCTTCGCCGCCTCCACCATCCTCACCCTCGTCCTCTGGCTCTTCGCCGTAGCCAAACGAGCCGTCCGCGGCGTCCCCCTCAGCACCGCCCTCTCCGAAGCCATCGGCTTCCTCTGGCTGACGGTCCTCGCCTCCGCCTTCACCCCCCTGATCCTCTACACCGTCGTCTCCGCCACCGACGGCGTCACCGAGGTCATCGCCTCCGCCACCGGCGGCCAGACCGACGTCTTCTTCGGCTCCTTCTCCGAAGCCCTCAAGAAGGGCGACGACATCGGCGGCGGCCCGATCATGCTGATCGTCGTCTCCCTCGTCACCGTCCTCGCCGCCGGCATCCTGTTCCTGGAGCTCTTCATCCGGGCCGCCCTCCTCTACGTGGGCGCCCTCCTCGGCGTGGTCGTCTACTCCGGCCTCGTCGACCGCAACCTCTGGGGCCACGTCCGCCGCTGGGCCGGCATCATGATCGCCGTCATCCTCGTGAAGCCGGTCATCGTCATCGTCCTCGGCCTCGCCGGCGCCCTGACCGGCGAACAGGGCCCCAACGCCTTCTCCGCCGTCGTCACCGGCCTCGCCATCATCCTCCTGGCGATCTTCGCCTCGGCGATGATCTACCGCTTCGTCCCCGGCTTCGGCGACGAGATCGCCTCCGCCCGCGCGGGCCGCAGCAAGGCCACCGACGGCGCCCAGGCCGCCGCCGTCATCAGCTCCCCGGCCTCCCTCGTCTCCCAGGGCATCAAGACCCACAGCAGCCGCGGCGCCCACCGCGGCGGCGACGGCGGCGGCTCGGGCAGCACGCCCCGCCCCGCCAACCCCCTCTCCGGAGGCGTGGCCGCCCACAGCAGCCGCCCCACCTCC
This genomic window from Streptomyces sp. NBC_01351 contains:
- a CDS encoding pentapeptide repeat-containing protein, producing the protein MPPHPHPLPLLQADCSNCFALCCVALPFAKSNDFAVNKPAGTPCTNLRQDFRCGIHTQLRDKGFQGCTVFDCFGAGQQVSQVTFGGRDWRTDPDTARPMFDVFPVMRQLHELLFYLAEALTLPAAAPVHADLRRVLATTEEWTRADAAALTALDVSALRQDANTLLLTTSELVRAKVPGRKKNHRGADLMGARLAGADLRGANLRGAYLIAADLSRADLRTADMIGADLRDANLRDADLRGAVFLTQPQLNAARGNPATRIPPTLTHPAHWTT